The following nucleotide sequence is from Thioalkalivibrio sp. XN279.
GCGTTCGGGCGCATCGACGAGGACAAGCTGAACATCGACGGCGGCGCCATCGCGGCCGGGCACCCGGTCGGCGCCAGCGGTGCGCGCATCGTCCTGCACGCCCTCAAGGTCCTCGAGCGCCAGGGCGGTGGCACCGCCGTGGCCACCCTTTGCATTGGCGGCGGCCAGGGCGGCGCCATGCTGCTGAAGAGCAAGCCGGAGTAGCCTCATGAACGACACTCTCAAGAACTGGACACTGCGCCGCGACGATGACGGCATCGCCTGGCTCTGCTTCGACAAGGCGGACGCCTCCACCAACGTCCTGTCGCGCGACGTCATGGTCGAGCTCAATACCATGCTCGAGGCGATCGAAAAGGACCTGCCCAAGGCGGTGGTGGTCACGTCGGGCAAGAAATCCGGCTTCGTCGCCGGCGCCGACATCAAGGAATTCACCGGCCTCAAGGACTCTGAGCAGGCCTACGAGATGGTGCGCGCCGGCCAGCAGGTGCTGGATCGCCTCGAAGCCCTGAAGTGCCCCACCATCGCGCTGATCAACGGCTTCGCCCTCGGCGGCGGCCTCGAACTGGCACTGGCCTGCCGTTATCGCATCATCAATGACGACCCGAAGACGGTGATCGGGCTGCCCGAGGTGAAGCTGGGCATCCACCCGGGCTTCGGCGGCACCGTGCGCTCCGTGCAGCTGGCAGGCCCGCTCAAGGCCATGGACATGATGCTGACGGGCAAGAACATCCGCCCGAAGCCAGCCCGCGCCATGGGCCTGGTCGACCAGGTCGTGCCGGCGCGCCATCTCGAGCGCGCCGCGCGCATGATGGCGCTCAAGCCACCCAGGCCGCGCCAGCTGCCGCTGCAGGACAAGCTCATGAACCTCGGCCCGGCGCGCAACGTGCTCGCCGGCGTGCTGGAGAAGCAGGTCGCCAAGAAGGCCCGCCGCGATCACTACCCCGCCCCCTACGCCATCATCGACCTGTGGAAACGCTACGGCGACAAGCCGGCGCTGATGATGGAGAAAGAGGCGCGCTCGATCGCCGAGCTGTTCTGCACCGACACCTCGCGCAACCTGGTGCGAGTCTTCCTCCTGCAGGACAAGCTGAAGGCGCTGGGCGGCAAGACACGACACCAGTTCAAGCACGTGCACGTGGTCGGCGCCGGCGTGATGGGCGGCGACATCGCCGTGTGGTGCGCCTTGCGCGGCATGACGGTGACCCTGCAGGACCGTGAGCCGAAGTACATCGCGCCGGTGATCAAGCGGGCCGCCAAGCTGTACCAGAAGAAGCTGCGCGAACCGCGCCTGGTGCAGGCGGCGCTGGACCGGCTGATGCCGGACGTCGAGGGCCGCGGCGTGGCCGGCGCGGACGTCGTCATCGAGGCGATCTTCGAGGACGCCGAGGCGAAGAAAGCGCTGTTCCGCGACCTCGAGCCGCGCATGAAGCCGGATGCGGTGTTGGCCACCAATACCTCCAGCATCCGCCTCGAGGACCTGCAGGATGCGCTCGACAAGCCGGGCCGCCTGATCGGGCTGCACTTCTTCAATCCCGTGGCGATGATGCCGCTGGTGGAGGTGATCCACACCCCGGACACGCCCCAGGCCGAGATCGACAAGGGCATCGCGTTCGCGCGCAAGATCGACAAGCTGCCCCTGCCCTGCCTCAGTTCGCCTGGCTTCGTGGTGAACCGGGTGCTGATGCCGTACATGATGGAGGCGCTGCTGGCCGGCGAAGACGGCGTGCCGATGCCGCTCATCGACTCTGCGGCGAAGCGCTTCGGCATGCCGATGGGGCCGGTGGAGCTGGCCGACACCGTGGGCCTCGACGTGGCGCTGCACGTGGCCAAGATCCTCGGCGCAGCCTACGGCATCCCGGTACCGGACCGCCTCGTCGAGATGGTGGACAAGAAGCGCCTGGGGCGGAAGACGGGCCGCGGCTTCTACGAGTGGAAGGACGGCAAGGCCGTGAAGCCGCAGGTCAAGGACGCCACGCCGCCCCAGGACCTCGCCGACCGGCTGGTGCTGCCGATGGTGAACGAGTGCGTGGCCGTGTGGCGCGACGGCGTGGTGACGGATCTCGACCTGCTGGATGCGGGCGTCATCTTCGGCACCGGCTTTGCGCCGTTCCGCGGCGGCCCGATCAACTTCGCGCGCGCGCGCGGCGTCGCCGATGTCGTCGAATCGCTGCAACGGCTGGAAGAGCGCTACGGTGAGCGCTTCGCCCCCGACCCGGGGTGGAAGGACTTGCCGCGCTAGGCCCTATTTGCGAACTGGAACACAGCCGGGCACCTGCCTGATCGTGTGATATTCTTGGCACCGGCGCGGCTCCTGGCCGCGCCGGTGGCCAGTGCGGCCAGGAAACAAAACAACAGGGAGCAGCAATCCCGCTATGCCCGACAAGTCTCTCGAAGTTGAAGCACTGAAGGCTTTCTCCCCTCTCGACGGGCTGAAGGCGGAGAACCTCCGTGCCCTTTCCGAGAAGACCAAGGTGCAGGAGATTCCCGGTGGGCGCTTCCTGTTCCGCAAGGGCGATACGGACCGCCGCACCATCTACGTCATTTCCGGTGAAGTGGAGTTGCGCGACGGCGATCGCGTCCTGTCGGTGATCGAGGGCGGGACGCACGACGCCCGCAGCCCGTTGTCGCCGGGGCTGCCGCGCCGAGCCAGCGCCCGGGCGCGTAGCCGCGTCGAGTACATCGCCATCGATTCGGACCTGCTCGACGTGATGCTGACCTGGGACCAGACCGGCACCTACGAGGTGAGCGAATTACGCATCGGCAGCCTGCCCGAAAGCGACGACTGGATGACGACGCTGCTGCAGACCAAGGCCTTCCACCGTATTCCTGCGGCGAATATCCAGGCCATTTTCATGCGCATGCAGCAGGTCAATTTCAAGGCCGGCGATGTCGTGATCAAGCAGGGCGACGAAGGCGACTATTTTTACGTCATCACCGACGGCCGCTGCGCCGTGACGCGCGAGACGCCGCTGAACAGGGACGGCATCAAGCTGGCCGACCTGGGGCCGGGCGACACTTTCGGCGAAGAAGCCCTCATCTCCCACGCCAAGCGCAACGCCACCGTCACCATGGTGACGGACGGTTCGCTGATGCGCCTGGGCCAGGATGATTTCAACACGCTGATGAACGAACCCATGTTGCAGTGGGTCGATTTCGAGGAAGCCTCGCGCATCGTCGCCAACGGCGGCCAGTGGGTCGACGTGCGCCTGCCCTCCGAGTTCGAGAGCTACCACCAGGACGGCGCGATCAACATCCCGCTGTACTTCATCCGCCTCAAGTTGAAGACCCTGGATCCGTCGAAGCCGTACGTGGTGTGCTGCGATACCGGCCGGCGCAGCAGTGCCGCCGCGTACATCCTCAGCGAGCGGGGCCTGGACGCCCACGTGCTGCGGGGCGGCCTGACCATGGCGGACATCGAAGGCCGCTAGGACAGGCATCCCCCGCAGGGACCAAGCTCATGATCCAGATGATTTCTGCCTTTGCGGCGCCGCTCGTGACAGCCCAGATGCAGGATTGCGAGGCGCTCAACCAGGAACTGCGCGAGCTGTTCATGGCGCGTGCCGCCGAGGGCGACAAGTATCGCAACAAGACGCCCTTCGTGGATCGCAACGACGCGCTCTACGAGAGCAATTTCCGCCTGTTCGACTGGCCGCACGACTGCATCCGCAAGCTGCGGGATTTCTGCTGGGCCGCGCTGTATAGCACCGTCGGCGAACTCAACGGTTACGACCAGGCATTCCTGGCCCGGCTGCAGGTTGCGTACGAGGCGTGGTTTCACCTGACGCGGCGCGGCGGCTTCTTCGCCGCCCACAATCACCCGCTGCACAGCTGGTCCGGCGTCTATTGTGTCTGTCATCACGGCGACGACCCCGAGTCTGACAGCGGCAAGCTGACCTTCATCAACCCCTTCTCCACCAACACCATGTACATCGACATGGGGTCGGCGAAGCTGAAGCCGCCTTTCGGCGGTGGGCATCGCAAGATCCGGCTGCAGCCGGGACAGCTGGTCATGTTTCCGTCGTGGATGCTGCACGAGGTGCTGCCCTACGATGGCGATGACGTGCGCATCACCGTCGCTTTCAACGCGCGTTTCCGGCTGGCGGGCGCCGAGCGGCCGGACGAGCCGCTGGGCTGAACCGGCTACATGGTGTGCGTGGGCTTGTCGCCGCCGAGTGCGCCGGCCAGGTAAGTCTCGATACGGCGCTGGGTGCTGCCGCGGTCCTGCTCGCTGAACTGGACGCCGATCCCCGCCGTGCGCTTGCCCTGCGCGCCCTTGGGCGTCACCCAGATGACTTTACCGGCCACCGGGATCTTTTCGTCCTCTCCCATCAGGTTGAGCAGCATGAAGACCTCGTCGCCGAGGCGGTAGCTGCTGCTCGTGGGGATGAAGAGGCCGCCGTTCTTCACGTAGGGCATGTACGCCAGGTACAAGGCGCTCTTGTCCTTGATCGTGAGGGTCAGAAGGCCGGGTTTGTTTGTAGTCATTACCTTACCGGTCGCCAAGGAAGCCCTGCGCCGCATCCCCCCGGATCGAGGCCAGCTGATCCGCCCAGGGCAGCAGCAGGTTCTCCATCACCATTTGCGGGTTGAAAACCCCGTCGCTGCGCACCATGGCCGAACGCACCTCGTCGCGGTAGCGGAACAGGCGTTGCAAGGGTATTCGCTCCAGCGCCTTTTGCAAAGTCCGCGCTGATTCGGCGTCTCCCGCCGGCCCTTCACCCAGCGTCTTGAGGCGCACCAGCGCTGCGGTCCAGACGTCGAGCCAGCGCAGGGTCACGGGCACGGGGCGGCGGGCCCACTCCGCAGCCACCTCGAGCGGCTCGCGCCGGCCGCCGAGGATGCCCAGCAGGTCCTTCCGGCAGCGCATATCGAGTTCGTCGGCGCCCTCGTCCGCGAGCAGCAGCGCCATCAGCGGCGCGCCCCCTGCCAGGTCGAGCAGCGGTTCCCAGTTGCCGTCCCTGCCGCGCGGCGCCAGCCACTGCAGCGCTTCCGCGCGCGGCGGCGACGAGATCCGGATGCGCTGGCAGCGGCTGGCAATGGTGGCCGGCAGCGTGTCCATCCGGCTGCGCACCAGCAGCAGCAGCGTACGGGGCGTCGGTTCCTCGAGTGTCTTCAGCAGCGCGTTGGCCGCGTTCGGATTGAGCGTCTCTGCCGGCCAGATCACTGCAACCTTCCAGCCGCCGCCGTGGCTCGTCATGGCGAGCTCGGCGCACGTCTCGCGTACCTGGTGAACCGCAATCTGCTTCTTCTGCTTGCCTTCGTCATCCGTTTCCAGCGTCACCCAGGTCAGGTCCGGGTGCTGCAGCGGGATGGGCGGGTCCTCTGCAGGCCATGGCGCGCCGAGCACGCGCGCGGCCATGCGAAACGCGAGGTGCAGCTTGCCCAGCCCCTGCAGGCCCTCGATCAGGTAGGCATGGGACAGGCGGTCATGCTCGAGCGCGGCCGAGAACGCGTTCCAGGCGTCTTCATGCCATGGAAAGTCAAGTTTTGACATTGGCTTGCAAGTATTCGTTAATGTGCGTTCTTATCTGCGCCTGGACCTGTTCCAGCGGCGCCTCGGCGTCGATGATGCGGAAGCGGGCCGGTTCGGCCGCAGCGCGCGCCAGGTAGCCCTCGCGCACCCGGCGGAAGAAATCCAGCCGCTCCTGCTCGAAGCGGTCTGCCGCACCCCGGGCCCCGGCGCGCGCCATGCCGATCGCGGGATCCGCGTCCAGCAGCAAGGTCAGGTCGGGGCGCAGCTCGCCCTGTACCTGGGTTTCGAGCCAGCGCACCGGCGCATCCCCCAGCCCGCGTCCCGCGCCCTGGTAAGCATAGCTGGCGTCCGTGAAGCGGTCGCACAGCACCCATTTCCCGGCCGCCAGGGCAGGACGGATGAGCCCGTCCACGTGCAGCGCGCGCGCGGCAAAAATCAGCAGCAGTTCCGCCAACGGCGAAATCGCCTCACCCGACGGCGCGACGATCACCTGGCGCACGCGCTCGGCCAGCGGAGTGCCGCCGGGCTCGCGAGTCAGTTGCAGGTCGATGCCGGCGTCTTCCAGCAGTCCGGCCACGAAACCTACGTTCGTGCTCTTGCCTACGCCCTCGCCGCCCTCGAGCGTGATGAAACGGCCGCGTCTCACCGTGCCGGCGTTCTCCATCACTTGCTGTTTCTCCGTTCGCGCAAGGTGGCAAGATACCGGGCCACGGCGCGGTTGTGTTCCTCGAGGGTGGTGGAGAAGTAATGACTGCCGTCCGGGCGCCCCGTGGCGACGAAGTAGAGGGCCTTGCCGTCGGCGGGATTCACTGCGGCTGCAAGCGCCCCCCGGCCCGGCATGGCAATCGGCGTCGGCGGCAGGCCATGGCGCGTGTAGGTGTTGTAGGGCGTGTCGGCGCGCAGGTCGGCGCGGCGCAGGTCGCCGTCGAATTCAGGACCCAGGCCGTAAATCACGGTGGGGTCGGTCTGCAGGCGCATGCCGCGCTCCAGGCGGCGCGCGAAGACCCCGGCGATTTCCCGCCGCTCGTCCGCGAGCCCGGTCTCCTTCTCGATGATCGAGGCCAGCACCAGCGCCTCGTAAGGCGACTCCAGCGGCAGGTCATCCGCGCGCGCCGCCCAGGTTTCCGCCAGCGCCCGTTCCATGGCCGCATGCGCCATGCGCAGCAGCTCGAGTTCCGTGGTGCCGCGCGGGAACCGATACGTCTCCGGCAGGAACCAGCCCTCGGGGTGCATGCCGGGCTTGCCCAGCCGTGCCATGAGCTCCGCGTCCGGGACCTCGGCAAGCTGCAGCGCAATGGCCTCGTGGCCCGCGAGGGCCGCCCGCAGCTGGCGGAAATTCCAGCCCTCGACGATGGTGAGGGCGTGCAGCACGACTTCCCCGGAAACGAGGCGTGCCATCGCCTCGCGCGCAGTGCCATGCGCGGGGAAACGGTACTCGCCGGCGCGCACCTTGCCGGCCTGGCCGCTCGCGCGACCGTACCACTCGAACAGCAGCGCATGCTCGATCACCCCGGCGTCTTCAAGGCGCCGGGCGATGCGGGACAGGGACGCGCCCGCCGGTATCTCGACGACCACGGCCGCGGCAGCCGGCCCGGGCTGGTCGAGCGAGCGCCAGGCCCACCAGCCGGCCGCACCCGCCGCCAGCGTGCCGAGCACCAGCAGCGCGAGCAGTACTTTCATCACGCGAGCCATGTGACACCGTGCGCTGCCAGCAGCGCGCGCATCCGCGCCAGCAGCGCCGATTCGGGCAGCGGCCTGCCGTCGAGCCGCTTCACGCCCCGCACTCCGGCCACCGCGTTGCAGACCACCATCTCCTCGATCTCATGCAGCGCATCATAACGGAGCGGCGCCTCGCATCCGGCCTCCCCGGCTGCTGCCAGGGCTTCCAGCAGCAGTGTGCGCATCACGCCGTCCACTGCCAGCATGCTGGCCGGCGGCGTCTCCAGCCGGCCGGCGCGGCGCCAGAAGACATGATGGCGGGTGCCTTCCGCCACGAACCCGTGGGCATCCAGCATCAGTCCCTCGCCCCAGCCGGCAGCCGTCGCTTCCCGTGCCGCCAGGACCTGCTCCAGCCGGCCGAGGTGCTTGAGGCCGTCAAGCGCCGGGCTCCGG
It contains:
- a CDS encoding 3-hydroxyacyl-CoA dehydrogenase NAD-binding domain-containing protein — encoded protein: MNDTLKNWTLRRDDDGIAWLCFDKADASTNVLSRDVMVELNTMLEAIEKDLPKAVVVTSGKKSGFVAGADIKEFTGLKDSEQAYEMVRAGQQVLDRLEALKCPTIALINGFALGGGLELALACRYRIINDDPKTVIGLPEVKLGIHPGFGGTVRSVQLAGPLKAMDMMLTGKNIRPKPARAMGLVDQVVPARHLERAARMMALKPPRPRQLPLQDKLMNLGPARNVLAGVLEKQVAKKARRDHYPAPYAIIDLWKRYGDKPALMMEKEARSIAELFCTDTSRNLVRVFLLQDKLKALGGKTRHQFKHVHVVGAGVMGGDIAVWCALRGMTVTLQDREPKYIAPVIKRAAKLYQKKLREPRLVQAALDRLMPDVEGRGVAGADVVIEAIFEDAEAKKALFRDLEPRMKPDAVLATNTSSIRLEDLQDALDKPGRLIGLHFFNPVAMMPLVEVIHTPDTPQAEIDKGIAFARKIDKLPLPCLSSPGFVVNRVLMPYMMEALLAGEDGVPMPLIDSAAKRFGMPMGPVELADTVGLDVALHVAKILGAAYGIPVPDRLVEMVDKKRLGRKTGRGFYEWKDGKAVKPQVKDATPPQDLADRLVLPMVNECVAVWRDGVVTDLDLLDAGVIFGTGFAPFRGGPINFARARGVADVVESLQRLEERYGERFAPDPGWKDLPR
- a CDS encoding cyclic nucleotide-binding domain-containing protein, which gives rise to MPDKSLEVEALKAFSPLDGLKAENLRALSEKTKVQEIPGGRFLFRKGDTDRRTIYVISGEVELRDGDRVLSVIEGGTHDARSPLSPGLPRRASARARSRVEYIAIDSDLLDVMLTWDQTGTYEVSELRIGSLPESDDWMTTLLQTKAFHRIPAANIQAIFMRMQQVNFKAGDVVIKQGDEGDYFYVITDGRCAVTRETPLNRDGIKLADLGPGDTFGEEALISHAKRNATVTMVTDGSLMRLGQDDFNTLMNEPMLQWVDFEEASRIVANGGQWVDVRLPSEFESYHQDGAINIPLYFIRLKLKTLDPSKPYVVCCDTGRRSSAAAYILSERGLDAHVLRGGLTMADIEGR
- a CDS encoding putative 2OG-Fe(II) oxygenase, producing the protein MIQMISAFAAPLVTAQMQDCEALNQELRELFMARAAEGDKYRNKTPFVDRNDALYESNFRLFDWPHDCIRKLRDFCWAALYSTVGELNGYDQAFLARLQVAYEAWFHLTRRGGFFAAHNHPLHSWSGVYCVCHHGDDPESDSGKLTFINPFSTNTMYIDMGSAKLKPPFGGGHRKIRLQPGQLVMFPSWMLHEVLPYDGDDVRITVAFNARFRLAGAERPDEPLG
- a CDS encoding PilZ domain-containing protein — translated: MTTNKPGLLTLTIKDKSALYLAYMPYVKNGGLFIPTSSSYRLGDEVFMLLNLMGEDEKIPVAGKVIWVTPKGAQGKRTAGIGVQFSEQDRGSTQRRIETYLAGALGGDKPTHTM
- the tmk gene encoding dTMP kinase; translated protein: MENAGTVRRGRFITLEGGEGVGKSTNVGFVAGLLEDAGIDLQLTREPGGTPLAERVRQVIVAPSGEAISPLAELLLIFAARALHVDGLIRPALAAGKWVLCDRFTDASYAYQGAGRGLGDAPVRWLETQVQGELRPDLTLLLDADPAIGMARAGARGAADRFEQERLDFFRRVREGYLARAAAEPARFRIIDAEAPLEQVQAQIRTHINEYLQANVKT
- the mltG gene encoding endolytic transglycosylase MltG, coding for MKVLLALLVLGTLAAGAAGWWAWRSLDQPGPAAAAVVVEIPAGASLSRIARRLEDAGVIEHALLFEWYGRASGQAGKVRAGEYRFPAHGTAREAMARLVSGEVVLHALTIVEGWNFRQLRAALAGHEAIALQLAEVPDAELMARLGKPGMHPEGWFLPETYRFPRGTTELELLRMAHAAMERALAETWAARADDLPLESPYEALVLASIIEKETGLADERREIAGVFARRLERGMRLQTDPTVIYGLGPEFDGDLRRADLRADTPYNTYTRHGLPPTPIAMPGRGALAAAVNPADGKALYFVATGRPDGSHYFSTTLEEHNRAVARYLATLRERRNSK
- the pabC gene encoding aminodeoxychorismate lyase; translation: MILVDGQACDLVPASDRGLNYADGLFETMRLHAGAVPLLQRHLARLRAGAERLGLPWPGDQVLRMEIERLAAAGGGDGVLKIVLTRGDGGRGYVPDPQATGRRILSSHPLPAALGHPLEVGVCRTRLGRSPALDGLKHLGRLEQVLAAREATAAGWGEGLMLDAHGFVAEGTRHHVFWRRAGRLETPPASMLAVDGVMRTLLLEALAAAGEAGCEAPLRYDALHEIEEMVVCNAVAGVRGVKRLDGRPLPESALLARMRALLAAHGVTWLA